The following is a genomic window from Plasmodium sp. gorilla clade G2 genome assembly, contig: PADLG01_00_57, whole genome shotgun sequence.
TTCTTAAGCAAGaatgttttaatatatttatgtaaagTATAATATGGTTAACttgatataaattaaaaaaaaaaggataacaATCATGTGGGAAACAATATTCACAAAAGGGTGTGcacattaaaaaatatatatatatatatatatatatatatatatatatatatgtatatatttcaatttaGAAAACACAgacaattatattatttattttattttttttctttttttttgtgtttcaTAAACATATCTTTTGTTTGGAAAGTGGATTTTAAAATAGTTTCCTTTAATATAGGTtcaatgaataaataattataaataaaaaaaaaaaataaatatataaatatatatattatataaaaaaattttatatattaccataatataaatatatatatatatatatatagtatatatatatatatatattttttattgtaaaTATAAGTGAATTCTTGATaagatattatttatatgatgaatACCAAAATGcacttatttttttctattttattcaaagaaaaaaaaaaaatatatatataatgttaattaggaaataattattatatataatatattatattatatatttatcaatgGCGCCTGAAGtacttattaatattatatataaatatatatattatatatatacatatatatatattaattttttctttatatttctatttatatatgtagtttaaattaataattcttccactttttaaaacattataatatgtaatatgattaaaaaaatacatgaatatttttttataaaaatttgcGAAGCACCGAATGTGCAGTGTGtgtgttcttttttttttttttttaaaacgttgtatatattttcaacggtatcatataaatagtggttacatatatatatatatatattatatatatgtgtatgattccaatttaaaaaaaaaaaaaaatttatttatttgtgattatatatatttaataatataataaaaaatatattatttatatgcatatgaagtgcaaatgataatataatacataaataatatatattaaatatatttttatataaaagtatgtacataaaagaaaaaataaaaaaaatagacaACTTTGTTGTtccttttcattttattttattatgttctatatattttaatgtgtatatattacaattataATGCCTGATAAAATGTttaggaaaaaaaattatgaataaaaaaatgataaaaattaaaaaaaaatttattaaagtactagataataatataaattcacgattttatacatttcttttttctttttttttttttttttttgaatgatTTCACctttttatgattattacTCTTTAAtgattattaattttttatgattattttttttatattatttttttcagttttttttttttttttcttttttttttgttattgattgtatatttatttgtaaacATTGAATatcaaaaattaaatattttaattttaattttttttgtatagtTAAAGTTTTTGtataatcatattatatatatatatatatatatatatattaatgaaaagaatttttaagtttttattttttgtataagatataaagtatatacatatatatatatatatatatatatatatatatatacatatacttttttttttatttttgtaaaatttgtttttaatataacatcatacagttaaaaaaaaaaaaaaaaaagagaaacaAAATGgctttaaaattttatttattagtttttcttattttatgtttGAAGAATGTTGTAATAGGAGATAAGTGTGAATTTgaattatcaaaattatatCCGGAGTCAAATTCTTTGACTGGTTTAATTTATGCACACACTGAAAGTGTTCATAAATTATCTATGTgggtttattatatttataatcacTTTACTAGTGCAGATgacttaataaaatatttagaaaaattGAACATACATACTTTAGGAATTAATGATCATCCATGTTTTGCTAGAGCagtttctttatatttttttttttattatctaaaGGATATTAAGTCTATGTTAACTACAGATAATTATCAatcattttttaagaataaatTCAAAGATATGAATTCAATCTTTATTAatgattttcttttaattctcAATGATAAAAAGTTTATGGAAAATttggatttatatatacttaaagAATCCAACAGAGAACTATTGCCTATAACTAAGAATCCATTTTTACGTGTATTGAATAAAGCAACAACTAGCACACACGCAACATTCAAGTCTAATCCTTACTTTGTTGTAGGATCAAGAATTCATACAGTTTATACAGATTATTTTGGAGAGTTTAATAAACATACTGATCCAAGTGTAGTTGATTATGCTCGTGAttacaattttttaatttatgcTGGTTCAAGGGAAAATTACTACAATTCAGATATAGTAGGACCTGCAAGAAGTATTAATAGTGTAATTagtaagaataaaaaattaggATTGAGAAAACGTAGTAGTTCTCTTGCTTTAGTAGGATCAAATAACAATGACCCCTTATTTGCTTTTTgtgaaaaagataataaatcaGAATATTATGGTTCACCAGATGATTTAATTACATCTTTCTTTTCAGTTATAAAAACTAAAATGTTAAATTCTCATAAGAAGTTTTTAAGACAATTTGATTATGCTTTATTTCATAAAACATATTCAATACCTAACTTAAAAGGTTTCAGATTTTTGAAACACCTTTtccaaaaaaagaatttagtTAATTTTGTAGGTATGTATGAAAATCACGTATCAACAGAAATAAATTTCTTAACTGAAGATTTCGTTGAATTATTTGATGTTACCATGGATTGTTATTCTCGCCAATATACAAACCGTGCTGCCGAAAACTTCAAAGCTATTAGAGAAttaaatattctttaaataaaataaattatataaataaacatataactACTACAGaacaaattttaatatttaaaggTTTTTCATAAATATGTTTTTGTTTGGTTtggttttataaatattattattaatttttttttgttatttttatttttattttttttttttttttgttttaaatatttctttaagtTGACattcaaatattatattacaagGAAAtgaacttatatatatatatatatatatatatatgcatatatgtatatattttattttaatgggtaaaaagtaattttttttttttttttttttttttttaatctttaGTATGTTTTTGAGTGGAAccaatttaatttatatgttatttaaattatgttgttttatacaaataagaataaaaaaaaaaaaataaataaaagaaaagaaaagaaaaaaataaaaaataaaaaaggatattatatatatatatatatatatgtgaagaatttttttaaaatattaaaaatataagtttCTATAAAATCAATAAGAATAtgttgtcttttttttttttttttttttttttctattctGAGAACCTATTTAATAAACCTTccgtatatatattaaaaattaagcGTCTATTAAAGTAAAGACGTTAGGaaattacatttattttttttcgaagaaaaatattctgttacatatatatatgtataatttttgtatGAAAATAGAATACACATAATGAGAATGATATATGatgtgtattatattttaataccttagagatatttataattcccagtttattttttcttttaattattatcaatatccTATAATGTCAAGGtacttaatattatatatatatatatatatatatatatatatatatgtaattacgCGTTTGTTcgtttgtttgtttgtttgtttgtttgtttgtttgtttgtttgtttgtttgtttgtttgtttgtttgtttgtttgtttgtttgtttgtttgtttgtttgtttgtttgtttgtttgtttgtttgtttgtttgtttgtttgtttgtttgtttgtttgtttgtttgtttgtttgtttgtttgtttgtttgtttgtttgtttgtttgtttgtttgtttgtttgtttgtttgtttcttttttttctttttctttttttttttttttttctaatgttTACTGATTGTTttgttaatttatttaattttttatttatttatttgtgtttttctaaatatatttatatgttatatttacctattaattataatgataattttaatatttaattaaaaaaaaagaaaaaaaaattaaagtattatttttatgcatGTTAAGTgcaaaattaaataaaaaataaaataaactctcttttgaataaaaatataatatatatatatatataatacactGATTTTGTTTATTTCGTGTATATTGTTTCTTAATTATTTTGTctttttgtcttttttttttttttttttttttacttacaTTTTTTggttgtattatatatatatttatatacatatatttgtatatatatatttttgttctaTATTCCCTTATGTGCACATATAGCGTTTCATGTATATTTCATAGTAttttaaacataatataaaaattgtatggtgggatatataaatagaaaaagagaaaaatattttttcataaaattgtatgatgataatttattatatattatgttttaattaattttaatttttttttttttttttttttttggtaaaaatgattatatgtatatgaataatatatatattttttgtttgttggtaaaataatatttttgaataattaaagtaattcatatacatatatatatatatatttatttttttatacgtttgagtaatatatatacaaactttataaatttattaatataatatttaagacttaaaaaaaatgaaaagaaaatttttgaTTTCGttatttttaacatttttatgtttGAAAAATGTTGTAATTGGAAATAAGTGTAAGAAAGCATTGATAGATATTGATACAAAGAATTTTTCCTTGTCTAGTATGTTACGTGCACATAAACCCGATAATGAAACATTAGGTTCGTgggtttattttttctttaatcaTTTTGCAAATGTAGATGAAGCAATAGAATATTTAAAggaattaaatttaaatactTTAGATGTTGAAGATCATGCTTGTTTTGCAAGAGCTTTCAGTATATATTTGCTTCATTTTTATGCCAAAGATATAAAGATGATGATAAGAAATGAAGAACATGAATCatttttcaaaaataaattgagtgaaattaataataaaatatctgGTGATTTTCTTTCAACATTGAAacatgaatatttttttgataaattaCCTTCTATAATAgttaaagaaaaagatgCATCTCATATTACAAAAAGAACTGATTTTTTGCAagatatattagaaaaagCTGATTTAAATAATCATGCAATTTATAAAAGTGATCCTGCAaaagtatttatttttaatgaaataaatttcTTTAGGACTTTCCAATTAGAAGGTAAACCACATATACCTGATGATCAACTTTCTTTTATGCGTGATTATGCTTTATTAGTTTATCTTGGAACTAAgggaaattattataattctgATATAACAGAATATGCACAaggaaattataatatatcaaaaaagagAACAAGATTAGGATTAAAAAAACGTAGTAAAACATTTGCTTTAGATGATCCACAAAAAAATTCAAAGATATTTGCTTATTgtgaaaaaaatggaaaagaaGAATTTTTTGGTACACCTGATGATTtgatatcatcatttttttctgatATAAAAGCTAAAATGGTTAAAGGGCATACAAGATTTTTGATGGAATTTGATTATGCTGTTAAAAATAGAACTTATGCTTTACCTAAAGTTAAGGGATTTCGATTTTTAAAACATCTTTttcaaagaaaaaatttaaaaaatttcgTAGGAATGTATATAAACCTTATGTCTACTGAAATTGATTTCTTAGCAGAAGATTTTGTAGAAATGTTTGATACTACTATGAATTGTTATGGACGCCAATATGCCGCTCGTGCAGCAGATCATTATATGGATATGAAACTATCgaacatattataatgaaaagatAGTTGgaacaaatattaatatatatatatatatatatatatatatatattaaagttttattaatttttaatttttaatttttctcaAAATTGGagcattttttttctatcatAATATGTCAACATGACtgggtttatatatatattaagtaattctttatatatatatatatatatatatatatatatatatgaatatatgtttttatttttaaaaactttttacttttaaaaataatacagtttttaataataatgaattattaaaaaatgatgattatGAAAACATTCTTTGCTATGCCATGGAGatgttaaaatataagacaaaaatatatatatatatatatatattaatgaaaaatatatgatattttcgttaaatgtataattttggaaaatattaaatagtaatgttaatatttatattaaatataataaccatttaatgttaaaaataatatgttgtacaaaaaaaataagtattGCTCTTGTGGCAACGTAAATaaatgttatttattttattcttttgataatgaaatataaaagaatatccttgatatttttcttctattaaaaatatttaaaaataaaacatcaGTTATTTCGTTTTtacgtatatatatatatatatatatatattgaaaaaatagtaatggaatcataaaaaaagaaatcaaaaaatgaataaacatGAAATTAcacaaataaatgaataagtgtattatatatatatatataataaattcgTACACATGTTAAGAAATCATATAaagttattattttattattatttttttttttattttttattttttattttttttttttattttattattttttttttttctatgttAAATATACTCTtcaaaaaaatcatatttaaagagcattaaaatataacaaactTTTGTTGACTCATTAAccaacatttatataatataaatataagatttattatattttaatataattttgaattttttataatatatgtatatgtaaatacccaaattttttttatatatttatgcttataaaatttaattcaaaatgttaatattatttcatataaaataataataattatttttttattgctCTAATAattgttcatttatataactaTAACTTTGTAAGATATGACATCTTTGATTTacatatctatatttttcttttaattatattatttattgtatacttttttttttttcctttttacaatttttttttttataaaataattccaTTTCTC
Proteins encoded in this region:
- a CDS encoding rhoptry-associated protein 3, putative, with the translated sequence MKRKFLISLFLTFLCLKNVVIGNKCKKALIDIDTKNFSLSSMLRAHKPDNETLGSWVYFFFNHFANVDEAIEYLKELNLNTLDVEDHACFARAFSIYLLHFYAKDIKMMIRNEEHESFFKNKLSEINNKISGDFLSTLKHEYFFDKLPSIIVKEKDASHITKRTDFLQDILEKADLNNHAIYKSDPAKVFIFNEINFFRTFQLEGKPHIPDDQLSFMRDYALLVYLGTKGNYYNSDITEYAQGNYNISKKRTRLGLKKRSKTFALDDPQKNSKIFAYCEKNGKEEFFGTPDDLISSFFSDIKAKMVKGHTRFLMEFDYAVKNRTYALPKVKGFRFLKHLFQRKNLKNFVGMYINLMSTEIDFLAEDFVEMFDTTMNCYGRQYAARAADHYMDMKLSNIL
- a CDS encoding rhoptry-associated protein 2, putative; its protein translation is MALKFYLLVFLILCLKNVVIGDKCEFELSKLYPESNSLTGLIYAHTESVHKLSMWVYYIYNHFTSADDLIKYLEKLNIHTLGINDHPCFARAVSLYFFFYYLKDIKSMLTTDNYQSFFKNKFKDMNSIFINDFLLILNDKKFMENLDLYILKESNRELLPITKNPFLRVLNKATTSTHATFKSNPYFVVGSRIHTVYTDYFGEFNKHTDPSVVDYARDYNFLIYAGSRENYYNSDIVGPARSINSVISKNKKLGLRKRSSSLALVGSNNNDPLFAFCEKDNKSEYYGSPDDLITSFFSVIKTKMLNSHKKFLRQFDYALFHKTYSIPNLKGFRFLKHLFQKKNLVNFVGMYENHVSTEINFLTEDFVELFDVTMDCYSRQYTNRAAENFKAIRELNIL